One window of the Arthrobacter sp. D5-1 genome contains the following:
- a CDS encoding FAD-binding protein: MTTESLARGPAPQRLIVVGSGIAGLYSALLAAEAGAEVVLLTKGALADSNTYYAQGGISAVLDEPAPGDTVAAHIADTLTAGAGHCNEEAVRVLCTEARLDIAGLGRFGVEFDLDDDGDPALGLEAAHSAPRILHAGGDATGAGVAAALIRTVLDFQAAGKIQVIGHAHVTSLSLGGQHGGRVVGANFLHEGRHLGVHGDSVLLATGGAGQLFAQTTNPSVATADGLALAWRVGAAVADLEFFQFHPTCMVLPAEAREVEGNNDPLLISETVRGEGAVLVDAQGHRFMPGYHPDAELAPRDVVSRSIALHLAKLGDPNGHVFLDATVIEEQRGSGFLAKRFPNLSKRTRQAGVDWTRELVPVAPAAHYWMGGVVTDLYGRTSVPGLLAAGEVACTGVQGANRLASNSLLEGLVFGRRAVDVFLSGESPDGTAGPLAPALAPRTGARLASSAAGSGAHATTALSRPPAPLELLEGHPFAHPASSSGFSRHALRLLMTAKAGVLRDGQLLAEAAETLGSWEGEVLPLDVPDSFDVREHEDSNLLLAAQLLVRAARERRESLGAHYRSDSVGEPAAVDDFDKRYTMSRKVSLVHD, encoded by the coding sequence ATGACTACAGAGAGCCTTGCTCGCGGCCCCGCGCCCCAGCGGCTGATCGTCGTCGGAAGCGGCATCGCAGGACTGTACTCAGCCCTGCTGGCCGCGGAAGCCGGGGCGGAAGTGGTGTTGCTGACCAAGGGAGCCCTTGCGGACAGCAACACCTACTACGCCCAAGGTGGCATCTCGGCTGTGCTGGACGAGCCTGCTCCCGGAGACACTGTTGCCGCCCACATTGCCGATACCCTCACAGCCGGTGCTGGGCACTGCAATGAAGAGGCAGTGCGGGTGTTGTGCACCGAGGCGCGGCTGGACATCGCCGGGCTGGGGCGGTTCGGCGTCGAGTTCGACCTTGACGACGACGGCGACCCCGCCTTGGGTCTTGAAGCCGCCCACTCCGCTCCACGGATCCTGCACGCCGGCGGCGATGCCACCGGCGCCGGGGTGGCGGCCGCACTGATCCGCACTGTCCTGGACTTTCAGGCCGCCGGCAAGATCCAGGTCATCGGGCACGCCCACGTCACGTCGCTCTCGCTGGGCGGACAGCATGGTGGCCGTGTGGTGGGGGCCAATTTCCTCCACGAAGGGCGCCACCTCGGCGTCCATGGCGACTCCGTGTTGCTGGCCACCGGGGGCGCCGGACAACTTTTCGCCCAGACCACCAACCCCTCCGTCGCCACAGCGGATGGACTGGCGCTCGCCTGGCGCGTCGGCGCGGCCGTAGCCGACCTTGAATTCTTCCAGTTCCACCCCACCTGCATGGTCCTTCCGGCCGAAGCCCGGGAGGTGGAAGGCAACAACGACCCCCTGCTGATTTCCGAAACCGTCCGCGGGGAAGGTGCCGTCCTCGTGGACGCCCAGGGCCACCGGTTCATGCCCGGCTACCACCCGGACGCCGAACTCGCACCCCGGGACGTCGTCTCCCGCAGCATCGCCCTGCACCTGGCAAAACTCGGCGATCCCAACGGCCATGTGTTCCTCGACGCCACTGTGATCGAAGAGCAGAGGGGCAGCGGCTTCCTGGCCAAGCGCTTCCCCAACCTCAGCAAGAGGACCCGCCAAGCAGGCGTCGACTGGACCCGGGAACTGGTCCCCGTGGCGCCGGCGGCCCACTACTGGATGGGTGGGGTGGTGACCGACCTCTACGGCCGCACCTCTGTTCCTGGGCTCCTGGCTGCAGGCGAAGTGGCTTGTACCGGTGTGCAAGGGGCCAATCGCTTGGCAAGTAACTCCCTGCTTGAGGGGCTGGTGTTTGGGCGGCGGGCTGTTGACGTTTTTCTCTCTGGTGAGTCGCCTGACGGCACCGCAGGCCCCTTGGCGCCTGCGCTCGCGCCTCGAACCGGCGCTCGCCTCGCAAGCTCGGCGGCCGGTTCGGGCGCTCACGCGACAACGGCGCTGTCGAGGCCTCCGGCGCCGCTGGAATTGTTGGAGGGTCATCCGTTCGCCCACCCTGCCTCCTCCAGTGGGTTCTCACGCCATGCGCTGCGGCTCCTCATGACAGCCAAAGCGGGCGTGTTGCGTGATGGTCAGTTGTTGGCTGAGGCCGCGGAAACTCTTGGGTCTTGGGAGGGTGAGGTTCTGCCCTTGGATGTTCCTGATTCATTCGATGTCCGGGAACATGAGGACTCCAACCTTCTGCTGGCTGCCCAGTTGCTCGTGCGGGCGGCCCGGGAACGGCGGGAGTCCTTGGGGGCGCATTACCGCAGCGACAGCGTGGGGGAACCAGCCGCCGTCGACGATTTTGACAAGCGTTACACCATGAGCCGGAAAGTGAGCCTCGTCCATGACTAA
- a CDS encoding SLC13 family permease, with product MRLAIIGLVLLVAGGVTVATGVLPWQEVAVLVDRVAPILGFVVAMTVVTELVSEAGTFQWIARRLRRWGRGSGVLLWLLLALFAILSTVFLSLDTTAVLLTPVVVTVARQTGLPVLPSALTTVWLANTASLLLPISNLTNLLAQHHLGNISPIRFAQLMWAPSLAAILVPLAFIAVVFRRDLRKTYALDAARPAQVPPAAPVTDRLLLVVSAAVLVLLLPALVSGVAIWIPATAAALILAGVFAFRRPKVLTVTLVPWSLLLFTCGLFLVVEAAQYLGASVLLGQVAGQGSGFIELLRLAMTGALGANLANNLPAYLVAEPLAGSPERMAALLVGVNAGPLITPWASLATLLWHDRLMRMNVLITWKGYAVYGLIVAPLTILAAVAALAAAGAGGTFG from the coding sequence ATGCGGCTGGCGATCATCGGACTGGTTCTCCTTGTGGCAGGCGGTGTCACCGTGGCCACGGGCGTCCTGCCATGGCAGGAAGTAGCGGTCCTGGTGGACCGGGTGGCGCCTATCCTGGGGTTCGTCGTCGCAATGACCGTGGTGACAGAGCTCGTCAGCGAAGCCGGCACCTTCCAATGGATCGCGCGGCGGCTGCGACGGTGGGGCCGCGGCAGCGGTGTCCTCCTCTGGCTGCTGTTGGCGTTGTTCGCGATTTTGAGCACCGTTTTCCTGTCGCTGGATACGACGGCGGTGCTCTTGACGCCTGTGGTGGTCACGGTGGCCCGACAAACGGGTCTCCCAGTCCTGCCCTCCGCCCTGACAACGGTGTGGTTGGCGAATACGGCAAGTCTTTTGCTCCCGATTTCCAACCTGACCAACCTGTTGGCCCAGCACCATCTTGGCAACATCAGTCCGATACGGTTTGCCCAGCTGATGTGGGCGCCATCATTGGCGGCAATACTGGTTCCCCTGGCCTTCATCGCTGTGGTATTCCGGCGCGACCTTCGCAAGACCTATGCCCTCGATGCTGCACGTCCAGCCCAGGTCCCACCGGCGGCTCCTGTAACGGACAGACTCCTGCTGGTGGTCAGCGCAGCAGTCCTGGTGTTGCTTTTGCCCGCGTTGGTGTCCGGTGTTGCCATCTGGATTCCGGCCACAGCGGCAGCCCTGATCCTTGCCGGGGTGTTTGCCTTTCGACGACCCAAAGTCCTCACAGTGACGCTGGTTCCGTGGTCGTTGTTGCTGTTCACCTGTGGCCTCTTCCTGGTGGTGGAGGCTGCCCAATACCTCGGTGCCTCAGTGCTGCTGGGACAGGTGGCAGGCCAGGGAAGCGGGTTCATTGAGCTGCTCAGGCTGGCCATGACGGGCGCCCTTGGCGCCAACCTGGCCAACAACCTGCCGGCATATCTTGTGGCTGAGCCCCTGGCGGGAAGTCCGGAGCGGATGGCCGCGCTGCTGGTGGGTGTGAACGCAGGTCCCTTGATCACGCCGTGGGCTTCGTTGGCCACCCTGCTGTGGCATGACCGGCTGATGCGGATGAATGTGCTGATCACATGGAAGGGCTACGCCGTGTACGGCCTGATCGTGGCACCGCTGACCATCCTGGCGGCCGTCGCGGCGCTCGCAGCTGCTGGCGCGGGAGGAACGTTTGGTTAG
- the nadC gene encoding carboxylating nicotinate-nucleotide diphosphorylase — translation MTNLTLPAAPVRDILERAFAEDAPSGDITSQLLIPADARATAVLNARVPGVFSGGTVFRDAMKLVDPDTDVELLLADGEAFDAGTHLARVSGSARSVLLAERVGLNLVQRMSAIATKTAEFVRLVEGTRARITDTRKTTPGLRVLERYAVRCGGGANHRYSLSDAVLAKDNHLAVMTGGDSTKLTELLVAAKAQLGHTTHFEVEVDRAEQIEPVLAAGVDTIMLDNFSIEELRAGVKQVDGRAMVEASGNVNVTTVTEIAAAGVDVISIGGLTHSVSALDLGLDVVLETA, via the coding sequence ATGACTAACCTGACCCTCCCCGCAGCCCCTGTCCGGGACATCCTGGAGCGGGCATTCGCGGAGGACGCACCCAGCGGGGACATTACCTCCCAGTTGCTGATCCCCGCTGACGCCCGGGCAACCGCCGTGCTGAACGCGCGGGTTCCCGGTGTCTTCAGCGGCGGTACCGTGTTCCGCGATGCCATGAAGCTTGTGGACCCTGATACCGACGTGGAACTGCTGCTCGCCGATGGTGAAGCGTTCGACGCCGGCACGCACCTTGCGCGGGTCAGCGGCAGCGCCCGCTCCGTGCTCCTCGCTGAACGCGTTGGGCTCAACCTGGTGCAGCGGATGAGTGCCATTGCTACGAAGACCGCCGAATTTGTCCGGCTCGTGGAAGGTACCCGCGCCAGGATTACGGACACCCGTAAGACCACGCCCGGCCTGAGGGTCCTTGAACGCTACGCTGTGCGGTGTGGTGGGGGAGCGAACCACCGCTACAGCCTGTCCGATGCGGTGCTGGCCAAGGACAACCACCTGGCCGTCATGACCGGCGGCGACTCCACCAAGCTCACCGAGCTGTTGGTTGCTGCCAAAGCCCAGCTGGGCCACACCACGCACTTCGAAGTTGAAGTGGACCGCGCTGAGCAGATCGAACCCGTGCTGGCGGCCGGCGTGGACACCATCATGCTGGACAACTTCTCCATCGAGGAACTCAGGGCCGGGGTCAAGCAGGTGGACGGCAGGGCCATGGTGGAAGCCAGCGGCAATGTCAATGTCACCACCGTCACCGAAATAGCCGCGGCCGGCGTGGACGTGATCTCCATTGGGGGCCTGACCCACAGCGTGAGCGCCCTCGATCTCGGCCTCGACGTTGTCCTAGAGACAGCCTGA
- a CDS encoding cysteine desulfurase family protein, protein MIFLDAAATTPVRREALEAMWPYLSGEFGNPSSHHTLGEAAAAALAGARAGVAKILNCRAGEVTFTSGGTEADNLAVKGIALARRSADPTLNRVVISAIEHPAVEESARYLERVHGFIVDVLPVDAEGLVSVEGLRAVVRPETALVSIMYANNEIGTVQPIPALAAVAREHGVPFHTDAVQAAGWLTLDVKALGVDALSMSGHKLGAPKGSGVLFTKGRLRVEPLVHGGGQERGKRSGTENVAGAVALATALLLASAEQPEQSARVSGLRDQFIERIRAGVAGTVVTGHRLQRLPSVASFCFPGTSGESVLLELERLGVVCSSGSACAAGSDAPSPVLVALGIAPETAQTAVRFSFTSTVTETELEQAADAVETAVGRVRNLASPQAG, encoded by the coding sequence ATGATCTTCCTCGACGCCGCAGCCACCACCCCCGTACGCCGCGAGGCACTTGAGGCCATGTGGCCGTACTTGAGCGGTGAGTTCGGCAACCCCTCCAGCCACCACACCCTGGGTGAAGCGGCAGCAGCAGCGCTCGCCGGGGCGCGTGCCGGCGTCGCGAAGATCCTCAATTGCCGTGCGGGGGAGGTCACTTTCACTTCCGGAGGCACTGAGGCAGACAACCTGGCCGTCAAAGGCATCGCGCTGGCCCGGCGGTCGGCTGATCCGACACTGAACAGGGTGGTCATCAGCGCGATCGAACATCCTGCAGTGGAGGAATCGGCGAGGTACTTGGAGCGGGTGCACGGCTTCATCGTGGATGTGCTGCCGGTGGACGCTGAGGGCCTGGTGTCGGTTGAGGGGCTGAGGGCCGTGGTGCGGCCCGAAACGGCATTGGTCAGCATCATGTACGCGAACAACGAGATCGGAACGGTCCAGCCGATTCCAGCCCTGGCAGCAGTGGCGCGGGAACACGGCGTCCCCTTCCACACCGATGCCGTCCAGGCTGCCGGGTGGTTGACCTTGGACGTCAAGGCGCTCGGGGTGGATGCCCTGAGCATGTCCGGACACAAACTTGGTGCCCCCAAAGGATCCGGTGTGCTTTTCACCAAAGGGCGGCTCCGGGTGGAGCCCTTGGTTCACGGTGGGGGCCAGGAACGGGGTAAGCGCTCGGGTACGGAGAACGTGGCTGGCGCCGTGGCATTGGCCACCGCGTTGTTGTTGGCCAGCGCGGAGCAACCAGAGCAGTCCGCTCGAGTCTCAGGCTTGAGGGATCAGTTCATTGAACGGATCCGGGCTGGTGTCGCGGGCACTGTGGTCACTGGCCACCGACTGCAGCGGTTGCCATCGGTGGCGTCCTTCTGTTTCCCGGGCACCAGTGGAGAATCGGTGTTGCTGGAGCTTGAGCGCCTTGGCGTAGTGTGTTCCAGCGGCTCGGCCTGCGCTGCGGGATCCGATGCTCCGTCACCTGTCTTGGTGGCCCTGGGCATCGCACCTGAAACGGCACAGACGGCCGTGCGCTTCAGCTTCACCTCGACTGTCACCGAAACAGAACTGGAGCAGGCCGCCGACGCCGTGGAAACCGCCGTCGGACGCGTCCGGAACCTGGCATCCCCGCAAGCGGGATAG
- a CDS encoding DM13 domain-containing protein, translating to MNRWRSFIRDHRTLAAVVGVLILSMVVVAAALFQPWRLFTSSSVNEALPVVGLSTGQPSAGGTAGAPPSQAVPSQAPPSGPAVVGGGIFQSQEHQTTGTAQLLMLPDGSHLLRLENLASSDGPDVKVWLSSQEAGGDWFKYRSGRYVDLGPIKATHGNQNYAVPAGTDITGLTSVVLWCDRFSVAFGSAPLA from the coding sequence ATGAACCGATGGCGGAGTTTCATACGGGACCACAGGACCCTTGCTGCGGTGGTCGGAGTGCTGATCCTGTCAATGGTGGTGGTAGCGGCTGCGCTCTTCCAACCGTGGCGGCTGTTCACCAGCAGCAGCGTCAATGAGGCGCTGCCGGTAGTGGGTTTGTCCACGGGTCAACCGTCGGCTGGCGGGACGGCGGGCGCGCCGCCAAGCCAGGCCGTGCCAAGCCAGGCTCCACCCAGCGGCCCGGCAGTGGTGGGCGGTGGCATTTTCCAATCCCAGGAACATCAAACCACCGGCACGGCGCAGCTGTTGATGCTCCCCGACGGCAGCCATCTGCTCCGCCTCGAGAATTTGGCAAGCAGTGACGGACCTGACGTCAAGGTCTGGCTCAGCAGCCAGGAGGCCGGCGGAGACTGGTTCAAATACCGCTCGGGACGCTATGTGGACCTTGGCCCCATCAAGGCCACGCACGGCAACCAAAACTATGCTGTTCCGGCCGGCACCGACATCACGGGGCTGACGTCCGTGGTGCTTTGGTGCGATCGGTTCAGTGTTGCTTTCGGATCGGCCCCGCTCGCCTGA
- a CDS encoding Lrp/AsnC ligand binding domain-containing protein, with the protein MLVDALDAKIVRFFTDSPRSSVLEASRVLRVARATVQSRIDRMIENGVIGSWVPQPDPANFGFPVVAFCSVTITQEIGHDAIIESLSAIPEIIEVHTVTGNSDLMVRIAARSNPDMQRVLDAMIATKSVVRCSSVIVLNSHIQGRTLPLMEAAAKTV; encoded by the coding sequence ATGCTGGTCGATGCGCTTGATGCAAAAATTGTACGTTTCTTCACGGATTCACCGCGATCTTCCGTGCTGGAGGCCTCCCGCGTGCTCAGGGTTGCCAGGGCTACCGTGCAGTCCCGGATTGATCGAATGATTGAGAACGGGGTCATCGGCTCGTGGGTACCGCAGCCCGACCCGGCCAATTTTGGTTTTCCGGTAGTGGCGTTCTGTTCGGTCACCATCACACAGGAGATCGGCCACGACGCCATCATTGAAAGCCTAAGTGCCATTCCCGAGATCATCGAGGTCCATACCGTCACGGGGAACTCGGACCTCATGGTGCGGATTGCGGCACGTTCCAACCCGGACATGCAGCGCGTCCTTGATGCCATGATCGCCACAAAGTCGGTGGTCCGGTGTTCGTCGGTCATCGTGCTCAACAGTCACATCCAAGGCCGCACCCTGCCGCTGATGGAGGCCGCAGCCAAGACAGTGTGA
- a CDS encoding NUDIX domain-containing protein yields MNAVNTNSANVAERRLAPPSLAISTVIFALRPSEKSGRPTLWLPLVRRIREPYKDMWALPGGPLAHDESLQDAASRNLRETTGLTPHYLEQLYAFGGLHRSPTQRVVSIVYWALVQPTEAALADESENVRWFRADRLGELAFDHNAIVDYALWRLRNKMAYGSIAYHLLGEFFTLAQVREVYEAVLDCQLDPANFRRHVKATPEIEETGEYLQGGKHRPPRLYRFTGTPGLGPDNRSTP; encoded by the coding sequence GTGAACGCCGTGAACACCAACTCAGCGAACGTCGCCGAAAGGCGGCTTGCACCGCCGTCGTTGGCTATTTCAACGGTGATTTTCGCCCTTCGCCCCAGCGAGAAGTCCGGCCGCCCTACGCTGTGGCTGCCGTTGGTCCGGCGCATCCGCGAGCCCTACAAGGACATGTGGGCCCTCCCGGGCGGGCCGTTGGCCCACGACGAGTCCCTCCAGGACGCGGCGTCGCGAAACCTCCGTGAGACCACCGGGCTGACCCCGCACTACCTTGAGCAGCTTTACGCTTTCGGTGGTCTTCACAGGTCGCCCACCCAGCGTGTTGTCTCCATCGTGTACTGGGCTTTGGTGCAACCCACCGAAGCTGCTTTGGCCGACGAGTCAGAGAATGTGCGGTGGTTCCGGGCCGACCGGCTCGGTGAACTCGCCTTCGATCACAACGCAATCGTGGACTACGCCTTATGGCGGCTCCGCAACAAGATGGCCTATGGGTCCATCGCCTACCACCTGCTGGGCGAATTCTTTACCCTCGCCCAGGTCCGCGAAGTCTATGAGGCCGTTCTGGACTGTCAGCTCGATCCCGCAAACTTCCGCCGACACGTCAAGGCAACACCGGAAATCGAAGAAACCGGTGAATACCTTCAAGGCGGCAAACACCGCCCACCCCGCCTCTACCGCTTCACCGGCACGCCCGGCCTCGGGCCAGATAACAGGAGTACACCATGA
- a CDS encoding DUF1684 domain-containing protein: MAPDHQDYFEDDIPTMSAVDIADWRLRTFALYDKVRQLAATNPFDAHVFWRQERDLMFATHPASALTAEMKASFTGLRTAGYDPAFRKYAVLSPHGSGQEMNVETGTDGVVPFVRIGTFELTGLGSLAVWRLRSYGGGIFVPFRDATAGKDGGSYGAGRYLLDTVKGSFHGTRNSSGEQEFILDFNFAYNPSCAYNEAWACPLAGPDNRLATEVPVGELYLG, from the coding sequence ATGGCTCCCGATCACCAGGACTATTTCGAGGACGACATCCCCACCATGTCAGCGGTTGATATTGCTGACTGGCGCTTGCGGACATTCGCGCTGTACGACAAAGTGCGTCAACTGGCGGCCACCAACCCGTTCGACGCCCACGTTTTCTGGCGCCAGGAGCGGGACCTGATGTTCGCCACCCATCCAGCATCAGCGCTGACTGCGGAGATGAAGGCTTCATTCACAGGACTCCGCACAGCCGGCTACGACCCCGCCTTCCGCAAATACGCGGTGCTCTCTCCCCACGGCTCCGGGCAGGAAATGAATGTTGAGACGGGCACCGATGGCGTGGTGCCGTTCGTCCGCATCGGTACTTTCGAGCTGACCGGCCTGGGCTCGTTGGCGGTGTGGCGGCTCCGGAGCTACGGCGGCGGGATCTTTGTCCCGTTCCGCGACGCAACAGCTGGGAAGGACGGCGGAAGCTACGGGGCGGGCCGCTACCTGCTGGACACGGTCAAGGGCTCCTTCCACGGGACAAGAAATTCGTCCGGAGAACAGGAGTTCATCCTTGATTTCAACTTCGCCTACAACCCCTCCTGCGCCTACAACGAAGCGTGGGCGTGCCCCTTGGCCGGGCCGGACAACCGCCTGGCCACGGAAGTTCCGGTGGGCGAACTGTACCTGGGCTAA
- a CDS encoding fumarylacetoacetate hydrolase family protein, giving the protein MTMPAPRRIARVRPTPVPTVAGQPLARQYPDEHFFVANDAPDFTSVEGTRWTVVESPFPASRANANSPARKGWELGAVVSQDAFTFLAPSVPVNVFGMAHNTGQPGRDLPPQAFHKAASSVIGPGEAIQLDSGVGYVDPEAELTVVVGRPARGLTLETARSAILGYTIGNDVSARDLQKTDELWISAKSQDTFTPAGPWMVTDLDDSNLEIGIVHNGNELKTASSADLGWKVDEILVYLSSFMTLQPGDLVLTGFPAECARIQPGDTVVCRIEGIGELRNPVTSASWEDQPA; this is encoded by the coding sequence ATGACCATGCCTGCTCCCCGCCGCATCGCCCGTGTCCGCCCCACCCCCGTTCCGACCGTCGCCGGCCAACCCTTGGCTCGCCAGTACCCCGACGAGCACTTCTTTGTGGCCAACGACGCCCCGGATTTCACTTCGGTGGAAGGCACCAGGTGGACTGTGGTGGAGTCCCCTTTCCCGGCGTCGAGGGCCAATGCCAACAGCCCTGCCAGGAAAGGGTGGGAGCTGGGCGCCGTAGTGAGCCAGGATGCTTTTACTTTCCTCGCGCCTTCAGTGCCTGTGAACGTCTTTGGCATGGCACACAATACCGGGCAGCCGGGCCGTGACCTGCCTCCCCAGGCTTTCCACAAGGCGGCGTCGAGCGTGATCGGCCCGGGGGAAGCCATCCAGCTGGACTCCGGCGTGGGCTACGTCGACCCGGAAGCGGAACTGACGGTCGTCGTCGGGCGCCCTGCGCGGGGCTTGACGCTGGAAACAGCCCGGTCAGCGATTCTTGGCTACACCATCGGCAACGACGTATCGGCCCGGGACCTGCAAAAGACCGACGAGCTCTGGATCAGTGCCAAGAGCCAGGACACGTTTACGCCGGCGGGGCCTTGGATGGTCACCGATCTTGACGACTCGAACCTGGAGATCGGGATCGTGCACAACGGCAATGAACTCAAGACCGCCAGTTCTGCTGACCTGGGCTGGAAGGTGGACGAGATCCTGGTCTACCTGAGCTCGTTCATGACCCTCCAGCCCGGCGACCTGGTGCTGACAGGGTTCCCCGCAGAGTGCGCCCGCATTCAACCCGGCGACACTGTGGTGTGCCGGATTGAAGGAATCGGCGAGCTTCGGAACCCCGTCACCAGCGCATCCTGGGAGGACCAGCCCGCTTGA
- the nadA gene encoding quinolinate synthase NadA, with the protein MSSVNTAVQLITREEAEKGLSRAGSTCSPALARGPWEYDLAEALAGEPAYGPGASSSDVAPKATPRQGQLPEEYKKASDAELDARIRAAKATLGDRAVILGHFYQRDEVIQYADFVGDSFQLANAALTRPDAEAIIFCGVHFMAETADILSTPEQAVILPNLAAGCSMADMADEDSVEECWEQLEEIFGTEPDASGRVPVIPVTYMNSSAALKAFCGRNGGIVCTSSNAKVVLEWAFERGQRVLFFPDQHLGRNTAKALGVPLEQMPMWNPRKELGGNDEQQLLDSRVILWHGFCSVHKRFNVGQIEKARQDFPGVNVIVHPECPMEVVDAADSAGSTDFIKKAIAAATEPTTFAIGTEINMVNRLAAENPQHTIFCLDPVICPCSTMYRIHPGYLAWVLEELVEGRVVNRITVDDSVQDNAKIALERMLAAKPA; encoded by the coding sequence ATGAGCAGCGTCAACACTGCCGTCCAGCTGATCACTCGCGAGGAAGCCGAGAAGGGACTTTCCCGCGCCGGGTCCACGTGCAGCCCGGCCTTGGCCAGGGGCCCATGGGAATACGACCTTGCCGAAGCCCTCGCCGGCGAGCCCGCGTATGGGCCCGGTGCCTCCAGCAGCGACGTCGCCCCCAAGGCCACGCCACGCCAGGGCCAGTTGCCGGAGGAGTACAAAAAAGCCTCCGACGCCGAACTGGACGCCCGGATTCGGGCCGCCAAGGCAACACTCGGGGACCGCGCCGTCATCCTGGGGCACTTCTACCAGCGCGATGAGGTCATTCAGTATGCCGACTTCGTCGGCGATTCCTTCCAGCTTGCCAATGCGGCCCTCACCAGGCCGGACGCCGAAGCCATCATCTTCTGCGGCGTGCACTTCATGGCGGAAACCGCCGACATCCTTTCCACGCCGGAGCAAGCTGTCATCCTGCCCAACCTCGCAGCGGGTTGCTCCATGGCCGATATGGCGGACGAAGACTCCGTGGAGGAGTGCTGGGAACAGCTGGAGGAGATCTTCGGCACCGAGCCGGACGCATCAGGCCGCGTGCCGGTCATCCCCGTCACCTACATGAACTCTTCTGCTGCGCTGAAGGCTTTCTGTGGCCGCAACGGTGGCATCGTCTGCACCTCCTCCAACGCCAAGGTGGTCCTTGAATGGGCCTTCGAGCGTGGTCAGCGCGTCCTGTTCTTCCCCGACCAGCACCTGGGCCGCAACACTGCCAAGGCGCTCGGAGTCCCGCTGGAACAGATGCCCATGTGGAACCCGCGTAAGGAACTGGGCGGCAACGATGAACAGCAACTGCTCGACTCCAGGGTGATCCTGTGGCATGGCTTCTGCTCGGTCCACAAGCGCTTCAACGTGGGCCAGATCGAAAAAGCCCGCCAGGACTTCCCCGGCGTCAACGTGATCGTCCACCCCGAATGCCCTATGGAGGTAGTGGACGCAGCCGACTCCGCCGGATCCACGGACTTCATCAAGAAGGCCATAGCAGCTGCCACGGAACCCACCACTTTCGCCATCGGCACCGAGATCAACATGGTGAACCGGCTCGCTGCGGAAAACCCGCAGCACACCATCTTCTGCCTGGATCCGGTCATCTGCCCGTGCTCCACCATGTACCGCATCCACCCGGGCTACCTCGCCTGGGTCCTTGAGGAGCTGGTGGAAGGACGAGTGGTCAACCGCATTACCGTGGACGACTCCGTGCAGGACAACGCCAAGATTGCGCTGGAGCGCATGCTGGCAGCCAAGCCTGCCTAA
- a CDS encoding GtrA family protein, protein METAADATELRPSPPQQQPRTRHRGVLRYPVVRQLARFTGVGVVCTASSLAIYALLRPWIDPQLANAVALIVTSLMNTALNRRLTFKITGKNKRTRDHLSGVIVIAIALVITGGSLGVLHLIRPEATVTEELWTTTLSGFVATAVRFTLLRHWIFRRARHV, encoded by the coding sequence ATGGAGACAGCTGCGGACGCCACTGAGCTGCGCCCGTCTCCCCCACAGCAACAACCCCGCACACGGCACCGCGGAGTCCTCAGATACCCCGTCGTGCGGCAACTGGCCCGCTTCACCGGAGTCGGAGTGGTGTGCACGGCAAGCTCGCTGGCCATTTACGCGTTGTTGCGTCCATGGATTGACCCTCAGCTGGCCAACGCCGTGGCACTGATTGTGACGTCCCTGATGAATACTGCGCTGAACCGCCGGCTCACGTTCAAGATCACGGGAAAGAACAAACGCACCCGGGACCACCTCAGTGGCGTCATAGTGATCGCCATTGCCTTGGTCATCACGGGAGGCAGCCTGGGCGTCCTGCACCTCATCAGGCCGGAAGCCACAGTCACCGAAGAATTGTGGACTACTACGTTGTCCGGCTTCGTGGCCACAGCGGTTCGGTTTACCCTGCTGAGGCACTGGATTTTCCGGCGCGCCCGGCACGTGTAA